In the Leishmania major strain Friedlin complete genome, chromosome 16 genome, CGGGCCGGCGAAAGACTGCGCCCGTTTCACATCCATacccacagagagagagaaggagggagagactTGCTTGCGCGCTCAAGTCTACCGAGCACTGTCGCCTAGGTCAGCATGGAAGCGGTGGTGGTCACGAAAGACGACGACATGAAGAGCGTCCACTGTCGCAGGGTGGCTTCGCGATCGTTGCGCCTCACACCCTCATGTCGGTTCGCTGACTTTTGCatgtgagcgtgtgtgcgtctgaTTTTGAGGTCGAGGGAGAAGCGATGCGCGTGGTGCCTCGGCCACCGTAACGGCTCCCTCTTGGTGGTACAACGTTTTAAAAGAGAAGCCATCGTCGTGCGCGCACTGGGTtctcggcagcggccagcTCCTTGGAGGAGATGCTTGCAATGTCCTTTCCCACTAGCGGATCCGCGGTGAGCATTACCTGAGCGGCAACCTTGTCCTGGAACTCCTTCACAAAGACGTTGCCCTTCTTCCAGTACTCGGAATGGTATTTAACGCGCATCTGGATCTCGTGCATCTCGCGAGCATCCATGCGCTTCGTCTTCGTGTAAATCATGAAGACCGGCACGGTGCTGACGCACACAAACAGCCACGGAATCTGGATGCCCATGAcgacgcgagagagagcggttGGGGAGATGGGGCAAAAGCTGGCCGCAAGCAGCTACCTGAGGatgcgaggagctgctgcggcttcaCAGGGCCGgctcgcgctgcacctcTTTCAGGGAGCGTCACAGGTTCCGATGCAGTATATTGTTTTACTGCCGTCAATGCACGAGcgggagagacagagagagggcaatgcgacacacacgcacacacgtgcagagCGTCGGTAGTGCGTTGAGAGCAGTCGAAGAGAGGATGGGCGGAGAAGTGAGGAAGGATGATCCTACTGTACTGAACGGGCtatttttgtttgtgtgtgcggcagcaCAGGCTGTACACGCATGAGAAGGATTAATCACAGATCGTCGCGCGCACAGGGCCACGGAAATATGCAGAGGAATGTGCGAGCTCGAAGGGCGCACGGCGTCACCTTTTCTTGTGGTTCTTTTTCTGGTTTCGATattacacacacatacacacacacacacacacacacacacacacacgcaattacacgcgcacaagccGAGCTTCACAGTGCTGAGTCGCAAGAGACGAGGAGAATGGGTTCGTTCGACATCGCGTAACGCGTCCTCGATGCCCGTCCTTCTGCTCCAAGAGCCTCACTGAacgacgctggcgctgcggcagcggataAGCACCCGCGTCCCTGGCTGCGGGCGTACGTGGATGATCGTCGACTCGGTGATAGGCGGCATTGACTCGCCGTCGATCTGCACGTTCAAgcttgcgcgcacgctgctgtcGGACTCGATGCGGGACTCGTACTTCTCTTTCAGGTTCAGCTGCGTGTAGGCGGAGCACCGCCCACTCGGAAAGTGCAAATCGTCAGGCGTGCAGAGAACAAAGACGAATACCTCGTCGGTCTGAATAAGCTTCGTGGAGGTGCTGAGCCCGATGCCCAGAGAGGTGTAGTTCAGCACTCCGCCCATCGCCTGCAGCTCGAAGGCACAGTCGTTGATGGCCACCGGCCGAGGGGTCGGTGTCGGAAGCGTTTctacggcagcgccgctagAGATGGTCGTGAGTGTTGGCGTGACCTTTCCGTTGCGGAGCGTGACCGGACGGTAGTGCAGCTTGCCGCGCTTCGGATCCCACGGGTGAGTACCGGCGGAGTAGCAATTCACGTTCGTCAGCACCAACGCCTTCGCTGTGGagggcagctgcagcgccacaaaGTCGCGTGTGCTACCCATACTTCTCGttgcagcgacagcgacgccagACCCGCTCAGCTGCGGACGCGGCACGCAGACCATTGGTATGATCTTTTGTAGCTTTTTGCACCTGAACGAGGCCCTGATCCCCATCACCCCGTACACGGCTTTGTTCTGCGCGCGGGTGCGGCACACCGTCGGGTGTGCACGGCGGGTGTCATCGAATTTCTTCACCACGTAGGCGTCGAAGCCCACGCCCAGGTAGTTGATGACTCCGTACGTGGCGCACTGCCGGCTCGCGTGCACTTTGGCCCAGTCGACAAGGCACACCGCGTTTGCCACGTTGGTGGGCCGAGCGGCGCGGTTCCACAGCGGCGAGTGAAGGGCCTGGGCgcctgcggaggcggcggcatgcTCCGAGGCCGCGACCCTGGCCTTGGAGAGCACGTTCGGCGTTGCCCCCTGTGCCGCCTCAGCCGCCGCTTGCGATGACTCGGACCGCACCGCTGCTTGCGCCACTCGCAGTGGCACCAGCGATGCCTCCCACCGGTCGAAGCTCACGCACGGGGCTGTCACGGCATCACACAAGGCCGTGGCCACctgcgcgccggcgtcgacgccgcaCCCGCAAAGGGTGCAAAGTCTGTAGTCGCTCCCACTGGATGAAAAGGCATAGCCGAAGCCCACACAGTTGCTGTAGTCGTTTCCAGTGCCCAGTGGGAgcggtgcgagggccggCATCGTGAAGTACGGATGCACCGGCTTATCGCACAAGCTGGACGTGACGAGAGCAGAGTTTtcacggtgcagctgcacctgaGATGCGGTGAGGAAGGGCTGAAACTCGTCCTCTAGCTCGCGGCGCACGAGATCGAGTTGCGTCATGATAAATGACACggtgccatcgccgccgcacacaacgacggtgccgcgctgctgacACGGTGGTCGGTCAGGGGTGTGATAGATGACGGCCTGCCGCTTGATGAGAAGACGTAGCGGGGCGGGGTTCATGAACACCTCCCCGCGCAGGGTCATGACACGCTTCGTGCCAAGCTCGTCGCACAAGGCGCCGAGCACCACCTCCCCCACGCCCGTCTCACCAGAGCCGAGGTTTATGAATGCCACCACGTAGTGGTATGTcgcctcgacgccgctgtcgtaGGAGCGGGCGTACCAGTCGATGAGTTGCTGGGGTGACTGGGCTGGGGAGCCGGAAGCAGCCGCTTCTGCAGGCGGATGAGCACCGCTCTCGCAGCCTTGAAAggactgctgcgccagctgcaccgGCGTGGCTGGCACGGACGGCACAGCGTTTTCGATTTCCACGACGGCGGCTCGCTCTCTGCCTGACCGCAATGCCCGCGCGAACGCTTTCCGAGGTAAGCTGTCACGTCCGTGTCGACCACCGGCATGGGGATCGAGGACGGAGGGATTCGCCGAGGTCACATCGGAAGCCGAGAAGAGTTCGCCGTTATTCTCGTCCAGTCCATACTCGAGGGCGAAACTCGAGCTCGAGCTCGGGGAAACCTCGGTACCGTTGGTATTGCTGTTCTGACACTCCGTAGCATGAactgacggcgccgctggcgagGACTCGTGATCAGAGGGCTTCACCTCGTTGTTCATGCTTCGCTagggggaggaaggtgaCGTTCGTGTGTAGCGCCGAAGACAACTGGAGATCGCGTGAcggggtgcgcgtgcacttcgttggcgcacgcacagcccTCAAAGGCCACCTGCACGCCCCcacacgaggaggagagcgacagacgacgaggacaacggcgccacccccttctccttttctttgACAGCCGAGTTGGGGAAGCGAAGAGCCCGATATCGCTTCCACCAAGTGCTGACCGCTGCCCCGCCTCCGAGCGCACAGAGACAGACCTGCCAAAGCAAACTTCGCCACTCAAAGAGCCCCGCAGGCGCACAAGAAAACGAGGAAgacgggtggtggtggggggagggggagggggagaccAACAGGATGAGTCGGAAGCGCAACGGCCGCAACCCGTACGAACGCGtcgacaacaacagcagcagctcagtTGCAGGTGAATGCTCCACAGACGcagtggcggccgccgtcaccCAACGCATGCAGCGGCAACAGTCGAAACAACAACGTGAACTGAAGGAAAGCAAGtcggagaggggggaggagagggcgcgcacgtgtgtgtgtgtgtgtgtgtgtgtagctgAGACTACCCGCAACGTGCGTGCTACCGCTTCTTATTTTTGTGCCGATATTTCTGTATGCTGCAAGACTCGCGGCCAGCGACGGAGAATGAAtgcgtgctgctcctcgcttCTAGGCGCTCGGAGAGCCAAAAGGAAAAGGTTAGGTAAAGCAAAGGGGTAACGAGTAAAGCCGAGGGGGCCGTGGTCGCTGCAGTGCGTATGATGTGGTCTGCCAcccgtctttctctctctctctctctccttgtgcGTGATGCACcagacgccgctgcgacgcGACACTCGAAGAAGGGATAGGAGCTGCTCGAGCGGGACTGTGAgggcagacacacactcTTGCATGCTATCTTGTGTACTTACCGTTGTCAAACCTCTTttaaacacacacacacacacgcacgcgcacgcaaggGAATGGCAAAGAATAATGTatgaagagagagggggtggggcggggagTGCAGCCACTCTTGTCGCTCCTCTCTTTGccctggtggtggtggtggtggttgctcgtctcctctgctgcgACGCCCACCAGGCCCACTTCACTTCTCGCTGATGATGAGGAACAGACTCCACTCGCGGTGCCGGTTGCTCGGCTCCGACGTCACGCCCATCGACACATTCACGTGAGATATGGAGAGCATGTTCTCCAACCATCCAAGGTCCGCCAGCGCTTGCCACGCGTTGCGGGCGTAGCGCAGACTTGCTTTCCCAGCCGGGAGCATGACGTGGGACAACTTGTGTCCCACCGGTAGCGTTGGCGACGTTGCGGGAGTGGTGAGCGTAGGGGTGGCGGAGAGCAGTGCAGGTCGACGCCGCACATCGGACACACTGCCTTGTGCGGCAGGGGTgttggcggcgctgccgccaccgcaactactaccggcgccgctgcttgcAGATGACACCGATGCCAGCGTGTTGGTGACAGCACCCTTGACACTGGAGAAGGCTGAGTTGATGGTTGACCCGGTACTCTGCAAGTAGTGCCACGTGATAGGCAGAAGCCCTACTAGATCTTCCCGATTGCCGTCTGCGACGCCAGTAGGAGCGCCGTCACTGACACTGCTCTGGTCAGCGCCGGCCATGCAGTCCTCTCCACTGCCTCCAATACCCTTACATGGTTCAGCTGCCTctgcgtggtggcgccgtGAGCGCCAATCCGACAGCCGCGCAATGACAGGGCCGTAGAGCGTGGGTGCCACGTCCGCGATCTCGACTCCGAGCGTCGTGCCGTTGGCCGACGTCGCCAGCCGAACGGCAAACTCCGGCACCTGCGGCATGggccgccagcacacgcCCGCGTCCAGGGCCGTCTGGTGAAGCGTGACGAGGTTCACGCGGAGCCGGACACTCCAGTCGAGGAACCCGAAGGTGGAGCTGACCGCGCAGCTCATGCGGCGCAACACATCTATGTGACCGGAGATGTGCATGCCGCGCCCCACTCGTGCACTCCAGCCCCAATACACATTCACACCGCGAGGCTTGCGGTAGCGAAGCGCCAGCCCGACGCCCATTTTGATGTGGCGTGGCTTCCACCACGGCGTGGTGGAGCGCGCAGCGTCTTCGGCCACCTCGGACGCCGCACGGTTCCAGAGCCACTCATCCGTCGTCTCTAGCGCGCACCGCTGATACCAGTAGAGCCACtcaggcagcggcgccccgCCAGCGTtgtcgacggcagcggcgtctggTGGAACTGCGACGTTATATTGCGCTGCGCTGTGCGCATGATccgaggcggtggccgtgCAAACGGAGGGAGGACTTCTGTGTTTGTGCTGGGCGGACGACATCGCCGGTGAGTGTCTGTctggcggcgatggagtCGCATTAGAGGATAGCGAAATGCTCGCTACGCCTGCGTTGCCAGGTGGGCCAGCTGCGGTGCCTCCCTCAGTCGGCCTACCTGCCTTCGACTGTATGCTGTCCCTGTGCGCCCCCGGCGCGAGGGGCACGGAGAGGTGGCCAGTTCCCTCTGCTGGATGGTGCTGAGCACCGGTGATAGCCGTGCCGGTGGCCTCGTCTGTgagagacgctgctgcaaggGCTTCGAGGGGGTGCCTCGACCCTGCCTGGTATGGCTCATTGCCGCTCTGCACCTCGGTACCCacaacagcggcaccggtgctgtGGCCGCTGCCCAGTTCCTCCGCAGTCCGTGTGCGCCGTCCCAGCATCACGACAAAGCTGTGAAGGTACACGACAGGGTCGTCGATCACAAGTGAGCACTCCGTCATCACCGTGCGTGCCACGTACTcgcacaccggcagcagtgcATCCCCGGACGGTAGCGGTGTGACACGAACGTTCAGCACCCCGgtccaccgccgcgcgcccCAATACCAGAACACCTGAAGCGCGTTGTAGACCTGTAGCTGGCCGTGGCGTTGAGAAGCGATCACGTGTtccagccgcggctgcagggTGAGTGGTGGAGACGGCGCGCAGTTCTCTGCTGCCTGCAGCTCCACTGCGCTGGGCATCACCGCGGCGTCCACGGCACCGCTGGGCCCTGGCTCCGAGGAGCTGCGATTCGCAGCGACCCTCGTCGTCGAGCAGGACCGCGGTGTCGGGACAGCTGACGTAACCACATCCGGTGACGTCCTCGCTGTTGCTCCTAGTGCCCCAGCCCAGCTCCCGTGCTCGCCCTTTACCGGCTCTGTacgccgcggtggtgccggcTGCTCTTG is a window encoding:
- a CDS encoding putative diacylglycerol kinase, translated to MNNEVKPSDHESSPAAPSVHATECQNSNTNGTEVSPSSSSSFALEYGLDENNGELFSASDVTSANPSVLDPHAGGRHGRDSLPRKAFARALRSGRERAAVVEIENAVPSVPATPVQLAQQSFQGCESGAHPPAEAAASGSPAQSPQQLIDWYARSYDSGVEATYHYVVAFINLGSGETGVGEVVLGALCDELGTKRVMTLRGEVFMNPAPLRLLIKRQAVIYHTPDRPPCQQRGTVVVCGGDGTVSFIMTQLDLVRRELEDEFQPFLTASQVQLHRENSALVTSSLCDKPVHPYFTMPALAPLPLGTGNDYSNCVGFGYAFSSSGSDYRLCTLCGCGVDAGAQVATALCDAVTAPCVSFDRWEASLVPLRVAQAAVRSESSQAAAEAAQGATPNVLSKARVAASEHAAASAGAQALHSPLWNRAARPTNVANAVCLVDWAKVHASRQCATYGVINYLGVGFDAYVVKKFDDTRRAHPTVCRTRAQNKAVYGVMGIRASFRCKKLQKIIPMVCVPRPQLSGSGVAVAATRSMGSTRDFVALQLPSTAKALVLTNVNCYSAGTHPWDPKRGKLHYRPVTLRNGKVTPTLTTISSGAAVETLPTPTPRPVAINDCAFELQAMGGVLNYTSLGIGLSTSTKLIQTDEVFVFVLCTPDDLHFPSGRCSAYTQLNLKEKYESRIESDSSVRASLNVQIDGESMPPITESTIIHVRPQPGTRVLIRCRSASVVQ